The sequence below is a genomic window from Haloferax mediterranei ATCC 33500.
CACCTCCACGACGATTCTCTCGCACGCTCGCGAGGGGGCCGCCCGCGACCCGCCGCAAGAGGTCTGCGGCGTCCTCGTCGGCGACCGCGACGCGGCGACAATCACCGCCGTCCTCCCCGTCTCGAATGTTGCCGAAGAGCCGCGTGTCGCCTACGAACTCGACCCCGAAGAGACCGTTTCCGCCTTCGACGAAGCCGAATCCGAGGGAAACGACGTGGTTGGCTTCTATCACTCGCATCCCGAGACAGACCCGGTTCCGAGCGCCACCGACCGAGAGCAGGCGTCGTGGCCGGGGTACGTCTATCTCATCTGCAATCCGGATGGTCGCTTCACTGCTCACGAGTGGACCGGCGACGAGTTCCGCGAACTGGCTATCGTCGTGGAGTAGGCGGCCCGGCCGCTCTGCTTCGGTGAGAATATCCTCCCTGAGTCCGCAGTGTCGCCTATGGAACCCACCGTCTACGACGACCTCGACGGACAGATTGCGCTCGTCACGGGCGCGAACCGAGGTATCGGCCGCAAGATTGCGGAGAATCTCCGCGACCTCGGGGCGACGGTCTACGCCGGGTCGCGAAGCGTCACGAACGAGACGCCCGACGGGACTGAACGCGTCCTGCTCGACGTAACCCAAGAGGGCGACATCGAAGACGTGGTCGACGGCATTTTCGCCGACCAAGGACGACTCGACATCCTCGTCAACAACGCCGGAATCGGCGGCGAAGGAGACGACATCGTCGCGGAACCGACCGAACGAATCGACCGTACCCTCGCGGTCAACCTCCGCGGCCCGATGCTCATATGCAAACACGCCGTCCCGCTGCTCCTCCAAAGCGAGGGCGGCCGCGTCGTCAACGTCTCCTCCGGAATGGGCGCGCTCGAAGAGGGCCAGTCCGGTGGCTCGCCGTCGTATCGAATTTCAAAAACCGGTCTCAACGGCCTCACGGTCTACCTCGACGGGCAGTACGGCGACGACGGTCTCATCGCTAACTCGGTCTGTCCGGGGTGGGTCCGAACCGACATGGGCGGCGAGGAAGCGGACCGTTCAGTCGAGAAGGGGGCGGAGACGCCCACGTGGCTTTCGAGATTCGAAGCGGGCAGTCCGTCGGGCAAATTCTGGCGCGATAAGGAAGTTATCGACTGGTAGAGGAAGTGGAATCGTTTTAGCGCCCTTCGTGTCGAACAGACGATTGTTCATGTACGCACTCGCCAACTCCATCGCCTGACTTTCACGTCACCCCGCCGCTCTGTTTCTCGAACTCCTCGTACTCCTTCTCGTCCAGAACTTCGCGCAGATGCTCCACCGTCCTGTACACGTCCTCGAAGCCGACGTAGGACGGAACGGGCGCGATGCGGACGACATCCGGCTGGCGGAAATCCACGATGACGCCGCGTTCTTTCAGCGCGAGGCTGATGCGGTACGCTTCGGGATGTTCGACCGCGACGTGACCGCCGCGGGCCGCCGGGTCGCGAGGAGTACCGACCTCGCACTCGGGAAGGTGCTCGTCTACGAGTTCGATGAGGAAGTCGGTGAGCGCGAGCGATTTCTCGCGGAGTGCGGCCACGCCGCCGGCGTCTTCGACGATGTCGAGTGCGCCATCGAGCGGCGCGGTGGCGAGAATCGAAATCGTCCCGGTCTGGAACGCGGCGGCGGAGTGGGCGGGGTCGTACGTCAGCGCCATATCGAACTGCGTTTCCCTGGCGTTGCCCCACCAGCCAGCCAGCGCGGGGGTCACGCCGAAATGTCGCTCGTTGACGTAGAGACCGGCGAGTGCGCCGGGCCCGGCGTTGAGATATTTGTAATGACACCAGACGGCGAAATCCACGCCGATATCGGAGAGTCGGTGCGGGACGGCCCCGATGGAGTGTGCGAGGTCGAACCCGGCGAGTGCGCCGGCGTCGTGGGCCGCTTCGGTGATGGTCTGGATGTCGAACAACTGGCCGCTCCGGTAGAGCACGGAGGGGAGAAACACCATGCCCACGTCGTCGTCGATAGCTGCGAGCACGTCTTCGATGTCGATGGTCCGGCCGTCACGGCTTTCGACTACACGCAGTGCCTCGTCTGGGTCGCGGCCGTGCTGGCGGAGTTGCGCCCGAATCGCGTAGTGGTCGGTCGGGAAGTCGAGGTCGTCGACGACGATTTTCTCGCCGCGGTCGGGGTCGTAGAACGTTCCGATGAGCGTGTGGATATTGACCGTCGTGGAGTTGGCGACGACGACTTCCTCGGGGTCGGCACCGACGAGGGGTGCGAGTCGTTCGCCGAGTCGCTCGCCGTAGGTGTGCCAGTCTGGGTCGGCGTCAGTCCACCCGCGGATAGCGAGCTCTCTCCACTCGTCGATGACATGTTCGAGTGCGTCCTCGGCGTCGACCGAGAAGAGACCGAGCGAATTACCGTCCATGTACAGTTCGCCGTCCGGAACGTAGAACCGCTCTCGGAGGTCCGAAAGCGGGTCCGCCGCGTCCCTCTCACGGGCGGTTTCGACGGCACTCTCGTCGTCGTTCATAACCTTTGGTAAGCGCGCACATGATAAGTAGTTGCACGACCCATACGGCGTGGTGTTTTTCGTATCCGTTTGCGCTGACAGGAGTTCACTCGTATCGATGAATGCCGGGCGACTACGCTACTTCTCTGCTTCGTTGGCGAGGCGTTCGTAGGCACCCCACGACGGGTCCACATCGGGGTGGTCGATGCGCTTGCCGTCGACGACGACACCCTCGCCCAAGACGACGGTTCCTGCGACGCCGACGGGAGTTCCCCGAGCATTGAGCGCGGAGATTACGTCGTCCGTCACCTCGGGGTCGGTCGCGACGATGAGCGACCCCGCGGTGGTCGAACGCCACGGGTCGATATCGAGATACTCGCACACGTCGCGGACGCCCGGTCGGAACGGAATACTCGATTCGTCGATTTCCAGTTGGACGCCCGCACTCCCTGCAATCTCGTTGAGGGCACCGTGGACGCCGCACTCGGTGGCGTCGTGCATCGCGTGGACACCGTGTCCGCCCGCGGCCGAGACAGTCATGGCGTCGCGGACGGCGTCGGTTTCGTCGAGTCGTTCCTGTGCGATTTCGAGGGTGTCGGGGCCGAGTCCGTCGAAGCCGTCGGGAAAGAGCGTCGTCAAGAGACCAGTCGTCTCGACAGCGGGGCCTTTCGTCACGAGCACATCGTCGCCCGGGCGTGCGCCGTCCGGGCGAACAACGTCGTCGTGGTCGCCGACCGCGAGGGCGGTTGCGCCGCCGACCCACGGGTACGAACAGTCCGAATAGCGGGCGGTGTGACCGGTGACGATACTCACACCGAGGTCTTCGGCCTCGTCGTGCATCGCAGCCCAGAGTTCGGCAAACTCCGCGTCCGTCATCTCTGGCGGGAGCGTAAACGAGATGGCGAGATGCGACGGGTCGAGACCTGAAACGGCGATATCGGAGAGGACAATGTCGATAGCGAACTGGCCTGCTCGCTCGAATCCGAGTGCCGGGAGGACTGATACCGGGTCTGTCGCCAGTGCAACCGCTGTTCCGTCGATGTCGAGGAGGCCGAAGTCGACGCCGTGAGTCGGACCGAGCGCCACGTCGTCCCGGGTGGCACCGAGTCGCGGGTAGATGTACTCATCAAAGAAGTCACGGTCGACCTTTCCGAGGTCGGTCATATCCCGAAGTGAGGTGGCCGCGAGTAAGAACGTACCCATCCGCCGAGGGCGGGCAGGTCAGACGGGGCCAATGCAACGGAGGGACCACCAAGCGCCGGTGTAGTGACTCGGCGAGTGAAAGTGGGACGGTCCCCCGTCCCTGCTCATGAAGAAGACGCGGAGACGGTTCGAAGGAGTATGGAACGTCCCACCACCGGACTGCAACCGCGTCACTCCGATTTGAAGGCCGGACGTACAAGAACCTCGCTAAGTCCCCTCGATGGACCTATATAGTTGAATTTAGACACCGACAAATATTGCCGGATTCGGGGTGTCGACGTGTCACGAACGTTAGACCGGACGATGACTCGTCTCGTCGGGGGTGTTGTTCGGTGTCCGCCACGCATCGTCGACGTGCTCGATGATTGCGCGGGCGACGGCCACTGGCTCTTCGTGGTGTACCCAGTGTGTCGCTTCGTCGAACATCCGGAGATGGCCGTCAGAACAGAACGATAGGCTCTCTCTTGCCATCTTCGACCGGAGGAAGCGGTCACGGGACCCCCAGACGACAAGTGTCGGAACCTCGACCGTCTCGGTTCTCGGCTGTGGGCGCTCTCGAACGGCGGCCCGGTACCAGTTGACCATCGACTGATACGCTCCGGGAACGGACCACGCCGACCGGTAGTGCTCAAGCTCCGCCGTCGAGAATGTTCCTGGAAGCGCGGAGTCGGTCATCGTCCGCTCCAGGACAGCCCAGTCGCCGAGGGGTGCGATAAGTTCTGGGAGCTTCGGAACTTGGAAGAACAGCATGTACCAACTTCGAAGCTGCTGTGCCGGGTCGCGCTTGAGGTGCCGAGCAAAGACCGTCGGATGCGGGACGTTTATCGTCGTGAGTGACCGCACCCGGTCTGGATGGTGAAGCGAGGTCCACCACGCGACAGCGGCCCCCGAGTCGTGGCCGACGATGTGTGCTTTCTCACGGTCGAGTGCATCGAGCAGGCCGACGATATCACTGGCCAGTTCGTCGATACTGTACCACTCGATACCCTCGGGATGGTCGCTCAGGTTGTATCCACGCTGGTCCGGGACGACGACTCGGTAGCCCGCGTCCGTGAGCGGGCGAAGGTAGTCGGCCCAGGCGTACCAACACTCGGGGAACCCGTGAAGCAGGACGACTAACTCTCCGTCTTCCGGCCCTGCTTCGACGGCGTGGAGCGTCACATCACCCACGTCGATACGGCGACCAGTTGCCTCGACGAGCAACTGTACGTCATCGCACGCCAGCCCAGATTGATCCGACATACCCACCGCTACGCAGGCGAGAGACAAATGTACCCCGGCGAGCGGGCCAAGGCCTTAACATTCGCCGGATAAACGTGACGTTCGTTTGGTTCGTCCGGAGGCGTCCGTCCCGTCCG
It includes:
- a CDS encoding SDR family NAD(P)-dependent oxidoreductase, with the protein product MEPTVYDDLDGQIALVTGANRGIGRKIAENLRDLGATVYAGSRSVTNETPDGTERVLLDVTQEGDIEDVVDGIFADQGRLDILVNNAGIGGEGDDIVAEPTERIDRTLAVNLRGPMLICKHAVPLLLQSEGGRVVNVSSGMGALEEGQSGGSPSYRISKTGLNGLTVYLDGQYGDDGLIANSVCPGWVRTDMGGEEADRSVEKGAETPTWLSRFEAGSPSGKFWRDKEVIDW
- a CDS encoding AIR synthase family protein codes for the protein MTDLGKVDRDFFDEYIYPRLGATRDDVALGPTHGVDFGLLDIDGTAVALATDPVSVLPALGFERAGQFAIDIVLSDIAVSGLDPSHLAISFTLPPEMTDAEFAELWAAMHDEAEDLGVSIVTGHTARYSDCSYPWVGGATALAVGDHDDVVRPDGARPGDDVLVTKGPAVETTGLLTTLFPDGFDGLGPDTLEIAQERLDETDAVRDAMTVSAAGGHGVHAMHDATECGVHGALNEIAGSAGVQLEIDESSIPFRPGVRDVCEYLDIDPWRSTTAGSLIVATDPEVTDDVISALNARGTPVGVAGTVVLGEGVVVDGKRIDHPDVDPSWGAYERLANEAEK
- a CDS encoding alpha/beta fold hydrolase, which translates into the protein MSDQSGLACDDVQLLVEATGRRIDVGDVTLHAVEAGPEDGELVVLLHGFPECWYAWADYLRPLTDAGYRVVVPDQRGYNLSDHPEGIEWYSIDELASDIVGLLDALDREKAHIVGHDSGAAVAWWTSLHHPDRVRSLTTINVPHPTVFARHLKRDPAQQLRSWYMLFFQVPKLPELIAPLGDWAVLERTMTDSALPGTFSTAELEHYRSAWSVPGAYQSMVNWYRAAVRERPQPRTETVEVPTLVVWGSRDRFLRSKMARESLSFCSDGHLRMFDEATHWVHHEEPVAVARAIIEHVDDAWRTPNNTPDETSHRPV
- a CDS encoding desampylase — encoded protein: MTSNKLSLEAATSTTILSHAREGAARDPPQEVCGVLVGDRDAATITAVLPVSNVAEEPRVAYELDPEETVSAFDEAESEGNDVVGFYHSHPETDPVPSATDREQASWPGYVYLICNPDGRFTAHEWTGDEFRELAIVVE
- the kynU gene encoding kynureninase: MNDDESAVETARERDAADPLSDLRERFYVPDGELYMDGNSLGLFSVDAEDALEHVIDEWRELAIRGWTDADPDWHTYGERLGERLAPLVGADPEEVVVANSTTVNIHTLIGTFYDPDRGEKIVVDDLDFPTDHYAIRAQLRQHGRDPDEALRVVESRDGRTIDIEDVLAAIDDDVGMVFLPSVLYRSGQLFDIQTITEAAHDAGALAGFDLAHSIGAVPHRLSDIGVDFAVWCHYKYLNAGPGALAGLYVNERHFGVTPALAGWWGNARETQFDMALTYDPAHSAAAFQTGTISILATAPLDGALDIVEDAGGVAALREKSLALTDFLIELVDEHLPECEVGTPRDPAARGGHVAVEHPEAYRISLALKERGVIVDFRQPDVVRIAPVPSYVGFEDVYRTVEHLREVLDEKEYEEFEKQSGGVT